From Populus trichocarpa isolate Nisqually-1 chromosome 19, P.trichocarpa_v4.1, whole genome shotgun sequence, a single genomic window includes:
- the LOC7467417 gene encoding alpha-(1,4)-fucosyltransferase, whose translation MQLKPLNTYTITLMLFFTIIILFFSGFLEFPSIATSITSPIKDPNFPVKTTPDPFTDLFVAFKKWDSQVGCVQFREKHKNLGSFGSKGTNGSASLQVVDGDVGCSELKMEHVNVLVKGWTWIPGNLDNLYSCHCGLSCLWTKSSVLADKPDALLFETTTPPLQRRNGDPLRVYMDLEAGRKRSGREDLFISYHAEDDVQSTYAGALFHNGRNYHVSRRKDNDTLVYWSSSRCLADRNRLAKSLLSLLPHHSFGKCLNNVGGLDMALSFYPECANDASLKPKWWDHLHCAMSHYKFVLAIENTWTESYVTEKLFYALDSGSVPIYFGAPNVLDFVPPHSIIDGNKFNSMEELASYVKDLANDPVAYAEYHAWRRCGVLGNYGKTRAASLDTLPCRLCEAVSRKGGRNARA comes from the exons ATGCAATTGAAACCCCTTAACACTTACACAATCACACTAATGCTGTTCTTTACAATcattatcctttttttctcaGGTTTTCTTGAATTTCCATCCATAGCAACCTCAATTACCTCACCTATTAAAGACCCAAACTTTCCTGTCAAAACAACACCAGATCCTTTCACTGATCTGTTCGTTGCTTTCAAGAAATGGGATTCTCAAGTGGGTTGTGTTCAGTTTAGAGAGAAACACAAGAATTTGGGGTCTTTTGGGTCGAAGGGGACAAATGGGTCTGCTTCTTTGCAAGTTGTTGATGGTGATGTGGGGTGTAGTGAGTTGAAGATGGAGCATGTTaatgttttggttaaagggTGGACTTGGATTCCTGGCAATCTGGATAATTTATATTCTTGTCATTGTGGGTTGAGTTGTTTGTGGACGAAGTCTTCTGTTCTTGCTGACAAGCCTGATGCCTTGTTGTTTGAAACAACTACTCCTCCActtcag AGGCGCAATGGGGATCCCCTTCGTGTTTACATGGATCTCGAGGCCGGCAGGAAACGCTCTGGTCGTGAGGATTTATTTATCAGCTATCATGCAGAAGATGATGTTCAGTCAACATATGCTGGTGCACTCTTTCATAATGGTCGAAATTATCACGTGTCTCGTCGTAAGGACAAT gATACACTTGTTTATTGGTCTTCGTCACGCTGTCTTGCTGATAGAAACCGGCTGGCTAAGAGCCTTCTCAGCTTGCTGCCTCACCATTCCTTTGGCAAGTGCTTGAACAATGTTGGTGGGCTAGACATGGCCCTTTCTTTCTATCCTGAGTGTGCCAATGATGCCAGTCTCAAACCAAAATGGTGGGATCATCTGCATTGTGCCATGTCTCATTATAAGTTTGTTCTTGCCATTGAAAACACCTGGACAGAGAGTTACGTGACCGAAAAGCTATTTTATGCCTTAGACTCTGGTTCAGTTCCAATATACTTTGGCGCACCCAATGTTTTGGACTTTGTTCCTCCACATTCAATAATAGATGGGAATAAATTTAACTCCATGGAGGAATTGGCTTCTTATGTCAAGGACCTCGCTAATGACCCTGTAGCCTATGCTGAATACCATGCATGGAGAAGATGTGGTGTATTGGGTAATTATGGAAAGACTCGGGCAGCAAGCCTTGACACGCTGCCTTGCCGATTATGTGAGGCTGTTAGCCGGAAAGGAGGTAGAAATGCTAGAGCTTAG
- the LOC7475798 gene encoding receptor homology region, transmembrane domain- and RING domain-containing protein 2 produces the protein MEGVVVLLLSLLSCFLVASGNVLLIGNNVTMAFDDIEANFAPAIKGSGECGVLYLAEPIDACSDLTNQAEKGSNCSSPFVLIIRGGCSFEDKVRRAQKAGYKAAIIYDDEEGILVAMAGNSAGVTIPAVFVSKTSGETLKKYAGLTDLELWIIPSFENSAWSIMAISFISLLAMSAVLATCFFVRRHRIRRERPRSSRVREFHGMSSRLVKAMPSLTFTSALEDNCTSTTCAICLEDYTVGEKLRILPCRHKFHAFCVDSWLTTWRTFCPVCKRDARTSTGEPPATESTPLLSSNPSSLASSSMLSSFRSGTSTAIQITPSRTPSVSYIPSLSSTPYAQQSLRSYRHSPSIALSQSSADLRNMSSQRSRASFLVSPHSLGYPSISPLNTRYMSAYIPSPSNASPSLVSSSHQPRPLHCSESAASFSPFASAQSLPDC, from the exons ATGGAAGGTGTTGTAGTCTTATTGTTGTCTTTGTTGAGTTGCTTTTTGGTGGCATCAGGTAATGTTCTTTTGATTGGCAATAATGTTACCATGGCTTTCGATGATATTGAAGCTAATTtcg CTCCGGCAATAAAGGGCTCAGGTGAATGTGGGGTGTTGTATTTGGCAGAGCCTATTGATGCGTGCTCGGATTTAACTAATCAAGCTGAAAAGGGTTCCAATTGTAGCTCTCCATTTGTGTTGATTATAAGAGGAGGATGCAGCTTTGAGGATAAAGTTAGAAGAGCACAAAAGGCAGGTTACAAAGCTGCTATTATCTATGACGATGAAGAAGGAATCTTAGTCGCAA TGGCAGGAAACTCAGCTGGTGTAACAATACCTGCCGTCTTTGTTTCTAAAACATCAGGCGAAACGCTTAAGAAATATGCTGGGTTGACTGACTTGGAGCTGTGGATAATCCCAAGCTTTGAAAATTCAGCATGGTCTATAATGGCAATCTCTTTCATATCTCTTCTCGCAATGTCTGCAGTATTGGCAACCTGTTTCTTTGTCCGCAGGCATCGCATAAGAAGAGAGCGTCCTCGCTCTTCCCGTGTACGGGAATTCCATGGGATGAGCAGCCGCTTAGTGAAGGCAATGCCAAGCCTCACATTTACTTCTGCTCTAGAGGATAATTGTACTTCAACTACATGCGCCATATGCCTTGAAGATTATACTGTTGGAGAAAAACTCAGGATTCTGCCATGTCGACACA AATTCCATGCTTTCTGTGTGGATTCTTGGCTGACGACATGGAGGACCTTTTGTCCAGTATGCAAGCGTGATGCAAGAACTAGCACAGGTGAACCACCAGCAACAGAATCCACACCATTGCTTTCATCCAACCCATCCTCTTTGGCTTCATCATCCATGCTGTCATCTTTTAGATCTGGAACATCAACTGCCATACAAATTACCCCATCAAGGACCCCTTCAGTTTCTTATATTCCCTCTCTTTCTAGCACTCCTTATGCCCAGCAGTCTCTTAGATCCTATCGGCACTCACCTTCCATAGCTCTAAGCCAGAGCTCAGCTGATCTTAGGAACATGTCTTCCCAAAGATCCCGTGCTTCCTTCTTGGTTTCACCCCATTCTTTAGGCTACCCatcaatttcacccttgaaCACCAGATACATGTCTGCATATATACCTAGCCCAAGTAATGCCTCACCAAGTTTGGTTAGCTCTAGTCATCAGCCACGCCCATTGCATTGCAGTGAGTCTGCTGCAAGTTTCTCTCCATTTGCCTCTGCCCAGTCTCTTCCAGATTgctaa
- the LOC7475797 gene encoding uncharacterized protein LOC7475797, producing MSTVREGKKKEKIAAEPAAISWKEKKDLADKEEEALVKDIEDLRAWTDKIDAMNDEQLKEYLKNRPEELKTVKIQKSKPRQKVQRLGKAKSSASMGIMASVWKFHKEDNDDSVRPDV from the exons ATGTCTACTGTGAGagaagggaagaagaaagagaagatagCTGCAGAGCCTGCGGCTATTTcatggaaagagaaaaaagatctTGCTGACAAAGAAGAAGAGGCCTTGGTAAAAGATATTGAAGATCTTAGAGCATGG ACTGACAAGATTGACGCTATGAATGATGAGCAGTTGAAGGAATATCTGAAAAACAGACCTGAAGAATTAAAGACCGTGAAGATCCAAAAGAGCAAGCCTAGGCAAAAA GTTCAACGGCTCGGGAAGGCTAAATCTTCAGCTTCAATGGGAATAATGGCTTCAGTGTGGAAATTTCATAAAGAAGACAATGATGACTCTGTGAGACCTGATGTTTGA
- the LOC7467418 gene encoding protein disulfide-isomerase 5-2, with translation MKTRRSPLILLNTTPLLLLVLLSSSIISSAESTTPPEKINTVLELDESNFDSTISAYDYVFVDFYAPWCGHCKRLAPELDVAAPILAELKKPIVIAKVNADKYTRLARKHEVDGFPTLKIYMHGVPTDYYGPRKAELLVCFLRKFVAPDVTILNSDSAIREFVEEAGTHFPIFIGFGLNETVMSNLAIKYKKKAWFSVASDFSDDVMVQYDFDKIPALVSIHPSYNDHTVFYGPFEEEFMEEFITQNSLPLAVPINSETLKVLKDDQRKIVLTILEDDSEEKSQNLIKILKAAASANRDLVFGFVGVKQWEEFTETFGANKETKLPKMIVWDGDEEYLSVIGSESIEEEDQGSQISQFLAGYRGGRTERNRVSGPSLLGYISSLIGIRTVYIIVFLVAMLMFIQHISKEEPLRVGTRDQAEPATSSKAESSEYRPEDKQD, from the exons ATGAAGACGAGGCGATCACCTTTGATCCTTCTCAACACTACACCTCttctattattagtattattatcatcatccatAATCTCTTCAGCAGAATCAACAACACCACCTGAGAAAATAAATACTGTGTTAGAGCTAGATGAATCAAATTTCGATTCAACTATTTCCGCCTACGATTATGTCTTCGTCGACTTCTACGCCCCTTGGTGCGGCCACTGCAAGCGTCTCGCTCCCGAG TTAGATGTGGCTGCTCCCATTCTTGCCGAATTGAAGAAACCTATAGTCATAGCCAAAGTGAATGCTGATAAGTATACCCGGCTTGCTAGGAAACATGAAGTCGA TGGGTTTCCGACCCTCAAGATTTATATGCATGGCGTTCCAACAGATTATTATGGACCAAGGAAAGCAGAGTTACTTGTTTGTTTTCTGAGGAAATTTGTTGCTCCTGATGTTACTATCCTTAATTCAGACTCTGCTATAAGGGAGTTTGTTGAAGAAGCCGGGACGCATTTTCCTATATTTATAGGTTTTGGTTTAAATGAGACTGTGATGTCGAATCTAGCCATAAAGTATAAGAAGAAGGCTTGGTTTTCTGTAGCAAGTGATTTCTCAGATGATGTCATGGTACAATATGATTTTGACAAGATTCCAGCTTTGGTATCTATTCATCCAAGTTACAATGATCATACCGTCTTTTATGGGCCTTTTGAAG AGGAATTTATGGAGGAATTCATAACACAAAATTCTCTTCCTTTGGCTGTGCCCATAAACTCCGAAACATTGAAGGTACTGAAAGATGATCAGAGGAAAATTGTCCTGACCATCTTGGAGGATGATTCTGAAGAGAAATCACAaaacttgatcaaaatattGAAGGCTGCTGCATCAGCAAATCGTGAtctggtttttggttttgttgggGTTAAACAATGGGAAGAATTTACTGAGACATTTGGTGCCAATAAGGAGACAAAACTACCAAAAATGATTGTTTGGGATGGAGATGAGGAGTATCTTTCA GTTATTGGTTCAGAAAGCATTGAAGAGGAGGACCAGGGGTCTCAAATCTCACAATTCCTTGCAGGATATAGGGGAGGAAGAACGGAGCGGAATAGAGTTAGTGGTCCATCGCTGTTGGGCTATATTAGTTCGCTGATTGGAATTAGAACTGTGTACataattgtgtttttggtggcAATGCTGATGTTCATCCAACATATTAGCAAAGAGGAACCTCTAAGGGTTGGTACTCGGGACCAAGCTGAACCTGCGACAAGCTCCAAAGCTGAAAGCTCAGAGTATAGACCTGAAGATAAGCAGGACTAG